A stretch of Bradyrhizobium sp. AZCC 2262 DNA encodes these proteins:
- a CDS encoding MBL fold metallo-hydrolase, whose product MIFRQLFDSVSGTYSYLLASRAGGEALILDPVLEKADRYCQLLRELDLRLVKAVDTHLHADHVTGLGELRDRTQCITIMGEQSKADVVSMRVSDGDKVMIEGLSLDVMYTPGHTDDSYSYLMGDRVFTGDTLLIRGTGRTDFQNGSSRAQYESIFNRLLKLPDETMVFPAHDYKGDTVSTIGEERRYNPRLQVRSVDEYIELMANLKLPNPKMMDVAVPANMHVGLHQEDLARQGLALSALDAIKSLGRPDILLVDLRETSERAKHGTISGALHAPYPGINESLQAGGMLREVAAATGRRVVFFCAFGERSAMAVAAAKNAGLANTAHIEGGIDAWKKVGGPVVHG is encoded by the coding sequence ATGATCTTTCGTCAACTCTTCGACAGCGTTTCGGGCACCTACAGCTACCTGCTGGCGAGCCGTGCCGGCGGCGAAGCGTTGATCCTCGACCCCGTGCTGGAGAAGGCCGATCGCTACTGCCAGCTGCTGCGCGAACTGGACTTGCGGCTGGTGAAGGCGGTCGACACCCATCTGCACGCCGACCATGTCACGGGTCTCGGCGAACTGCGCGACCGAACCCAGTGCATCACCATCATGGGCGAGCAGAGCAAGGCCGACGTGGTGTCGATGCGGGTGTCCGACGGCGACAAGGTGATGATCGAGGGCCTGAGCCTCGACGTCATGTACACACCCGGCCACACCGACGATTCCTACAGCTATTTGATGGGCGATCGCGTCTTCACCGGCGACACGCTTCTGATCCGCGGCACCGGCCGCACTGACTTTCAGAACGGATCTTCACGCGCGCAGTACGAATCGATCTTCAACCGGCTGCTGAAATTGCCGGATGAAACCATGGTGTTCCCCGCCCATGACTACAAGGGCGACACCGTCTCCACCATCGGCGAGGAGCGGCGTTACAATCCGCGCCTTCAAGTGCGCTCGGTCGACGAATATATCGAGCTGATGGCCAATCTGAAGCTGCCGAATCCGAAGATGATGGACGTCGCCGTGCCCGCCAACATGCATGTCGGCTTGCATCAGGAAGACCTTGCCAGGCAGGGGCTCGCGCTCTCCGCCCTTGATGCGATCAAGAGCCTCGGCCGGCCCGATATCCTGCTGGTCGATTTGCGCGAGACCAGCGAGCGCGCCAAGCACGGCACGATCTCGGGCGCGCTGCATGCGCCCTACCCCGGCATCAACGAAAGCCTGCAGGCAGGCGGCATGCTGCGCGAAGTCGCCGCCGCCACCGGCCGCCGCGTGGTGTTCTTCTGCGCCTTCGGCGAACGCTCGGCAATGGCGGTGGCCGCCGCGAAGAATGCGGGGCTGGCCAACACCGCCCATATCGAAGGCGGTATCGACGCGTGGAAGAAGGTGGGTGGCCCGGTGGTCCACGGTTAA
- a CDS encoding ABC transporter substrate-binding protein, whose protein sequence is MRRRLAFPVAMLALVLAGSTASSATLPRLVSMNVCTDQLLLTLADPEQILGLSRFSRDGWQSQAGDISRYPVLSGGAEDVLLIRPDVVVASAFDKRSTRELLKAKGLRLAELAVPRTLDEARQQIREAGDITGHPDRAAAEIARLDAALARARRAVSERHYRVLPLSRRGWVAGSESFIGSLLAETGLRSAAGDFGFAFGGFASLEAIVNLRPDFIVVSQAGDTARDDGQAFLLHPALERFYPPEKRIVIPERMTECGGVLLADALDALTAEVKRVGR, encoded by the coding sequence ATGCGACGGCGGCTGGCGTTTCCAGTTGCGATGCTCGCGCTTGTGTTGGCGGGCAGCACCGCGTCATCGGCCACTCTGCCGCGGCTGGTGTCGATGAATGTCTGCACCGACCAATTGCTGCTGACGCTGGCCGACCCCGAACAGATTCTGGGATTGAGCAGGTTTTCGCGGGACGGCTGGCAGTCGCAGGCGGGCGACATCAGCCGCTACCCGGTGTTGTCAGGAGGAGCCGAGGACGTGCTGCTCATCCGGCCCGACGTCGTCGTCGCCAGCGCGTTCGACAAGCGCTCGACGCGGGAGCTGTTGAAGGCCAAGGGACTTCGTCTCGCCGAACTCGCCGTGCCGCGAACCCTCGATGAAGCGCGGCAGCAGATCCGCGAAGCCGGCGACATCACAGGTCATCCCGATCGTGCCGCGGCGGAAATCGCGCGGCTTGACGCGGCGCTGGCGCGCGCCCGTCGCGCGGTCTCGGAACGGCATTATCGCGTGCTGCCATTGTCGCGGCGCGGCTGGGTGGCGGGCAGCGAAAGTTTTATCGGTTCGCTGCTGGCCGAAACCGGGCTGCGCAGCGCGGCCGGCGATTTCGGTTTTGCCTTCGGCGGCTTTGCGTCGCTGGAGGCGATCGTGAATCTGAGGCCGGACTTCATCGTGGTGTCGCAGGCCGGCGACACCGCGAGGGACGACGGCCAGGCATTCCTGCTGCATCCGGCGCTGGAGCGCTTCTATCCGCCGGAAAAGCGCATTGTGATTCCGGAGCGCATGACCGAATGCGGCGGCGTGCTGCTGGCGGACGCGCTCGATGCGCTGACGGCGGAGGTGAAGCGGGTAGGGCGGTAA
- a CDS encoding ABC transporter ATP-binding protein, whose product MSEVALLTARGLGVTLAGRVVLNDVSLALSPGHLVALVGPNGAGKTTLLRALAGLIPSEGEIEIGGHKLASLPLRERAKRFGYLPQGHVVHWPLPARDIVALGRYPHGATDPARLSPRDAEAVQRAMQAVDVIEFSDRRVTELSGGERSRVALARALAVEAPAILADEPTASLDPRHQIDVMKNLRATADKGVLVIVVTHDLGLAARFADHVLVLREGRLVSQGAPVEALSEHVMADVFRISAYRAEFQREAVIVPWADI is encoded by the coding sequence ATGAGCGAGGTGGCGCTCCTCACCGCGCGAGGGCTTGGTGTAACGCTCGCCGGCCGCGTCGTGCTGAACGACGTCTCGCTCGCACTGTCGCCGGGACATCTGGTGGCGCTGGTCGGGCCAAACGGCGCGGGCAAAACCACGCTGCTGCGGGCGCTGGCAGGATTGATCCCGTCCGAGGGCGAGATCGAAATCGGCGGCCACAAGCTGGCTTCGCTGCCGCTGCGCGAGCGCGCAAAACGCTTCGGCTATCTGCCGCAGGGGCATGTGGTGCACTGGCCACTGCCGGCGCGTGACATCGTGGCGCTTGGCCGCTATCCGCACGGCGCGACCGATCCGGCGCGGTTGTCACCTCGGGATGCGGAGGCGGTGCAGCGCGCGATGCAGGCGGTCGACGTCATCGAGTTCAGCGACCGCCGCGTCACGGAATTGTCCGGCGGCGAGCGCAGCCGCGTCGCGCTGGCCCGCGCCCTGGCGGTGGAGGCGCCTGCCATCCTGGCCGACGAGCCGACCGCCTCGCTCGACCCGCGGCACCAGATCGACGTCATGAAGAATTTACGCGCGACCGCCGACAAGGGTGTGCTCGTCATTGTCGTGACGCACGATCTCGGGCTTGCGGCGCGGTTTGCCGACCACGTGCTGGTGCTGCGCGAAGGGCGCCTGGTGTCGCAGGGCGCGCCGGTGGAGGCGCTGTCCGAGCATGTGATGGCTGACGTGTTCAGGATCTCGGCCTATCGCGCGGAATTCCAGCGCGAGGCGGTAATCGTGCCTTGGGCGGATATCTGA